One window of Oscillibacter hominis genomic DNA carries:
- a CDS encoding MFS transporter, producing MKSSRYRWVVCAASFLLLFCCIGLTANSFTVYQPYLITQKGISNTQCSMLVTLRCVASLSGLFFIQFYYQKVGIRLGTTLALLLMASCRAMFAFGGGYPSYVAATCIGGFAHSLGGMVPASLVLTRWFRERSATAISICAAGTGLASVVAPPVLTYVIERVSLKAAFLAEAAFGGCAAILILIFMRDRPAEELEHAAVPTAVRPKRDWGMLTASLLLGTMGVPGYATFTLLYRSEGFDSATVALLISLLGASLLICKCLYGMATDHMGSYPAARLFFCVLVAAQALTCLAVTKSLPVAVASMLLQGFSLPLTNVGVSVFAKDMSRPDTYAATLREYQIAGMVGAIAFSPMPGVLADWLGSYVPTYILLTVSAAASMILVCRGYRARAAEGAGR from the coding sequence GTGAAATCGTCGCGGTACCGGTGGGTGGTCTGCGCCGCAAGCTTTCTGCTGCTGTTTTGCTGCATTGGGCTGACGGCCAATTCCTTTACGGTGTACCAGCCGTATCTGATCACACAGAAGGGGATCAGCAATACCCAGTGCTCCATGCTGGTGACGCTGCGCTGTGTGGCATCGCTGAGCGGCCTGTTCTTTATCCAGTTCTACTATCAGAAGGTAGGCATCCGGCTGGGCACCACCCTTGCGCTGCTGCTCATGGCCTCCTGCCGGGCCATGTTCGCCTTTGGCGGCGGATATCCCTCCTATGTGGCGGCCACCTGTATCGGCGGCTTTGCCCACAGCCTGGGCGGGATGGTGCCGGCGTCATTGGTGCTCACCCGCTGGTTCCGGGAGCGCTCCGCCACGGCCATCAGCATCTGCGCCGCGGGCACGGGCCTCGCCTCCGTGGTGGCGCCGCCGGTGCTCACCTATGTAATCGAGCGCGTGTCGCTCAAGGCCGCTTTTTTGGCGGAGGCCGCCTTTGGGGGCTGCGCGGCCATATTGATTCTGATCTTCATGCGGGACCGTCCGGCAGAGGAGCTGGAACACGCCGCAGTCCCAACAGCCGTCCGGCCAAAGCGGGACTGGGGCATGCTGACAGCCTCCCTCCTGTTAGGGACCATGGGCGTGCCGGGCTATGCCACCTTTACGCTGCTCTACCGCAGCGAAGGGTTTGACAGCGCCACAGTGGCGCTGCTCATCTCTCTTCTTGGCGCGTCGCTGTTGATCTGCAAATGTTTATACGGCATGGCCACGGATCATATGGGTTCCTACCCGGCAGCCCGGCTCTTTTTCTGCGTGCTGGTGGCGGCCCAGGCTCTGACCTGCCTGGCGGTGACGAAAAGTTTGCCCGTTGCGGTTGCATCCATGCTGCTCCAGGGGTTCAGCCTGCCGCTGACCAACGTGGGCGTGTCCGTCTTTGCCAAGGACATGTCCCGGCCCGACACCTACGCCGCCACGCTGCGGGAGTACCAGATCGCGGGAATGGTGGGCGCCATCGCCTTCAGCCCCATGCCCGGCGTCTTGGCAGACTGGCTGGGCAGCTACGTGCCCACCTACATACTGCTCACCGTCAGCGCGGCAGCCTCCATGATCCTGGTGTGCCGGGGCTACCGGGCACGCGCCGCGGAGGGTGCGGGGCGGTAG
- a CDS encoding NAD(+) synthase gives MKDGFISVACGTPKLRLTDCDYNAEQSFTLMRTAAKAGVKVLVLPELGLTGYTCGDLFNQSALLEGAREALATILTATRNLEVVTAVGLPLQKNNKLYNCAAIIQKGSILGVVPKTHIPNYGEFYEKRHFAPAPEEDSLLPELCGQRDVPFGTHLLFRCETVPDLTLGFEVCEDLWAPCSPSVGLCQAGATIIGNLSASDEQASKDSYRRQLVAAQSAKLICGYIYASAGEGESSSDLVFSGHDIVAENGTILNEGRFETGLKISEVDVQRLAAERRRTQMLDSAPHGRYSTIPFTLTLEKTKLSRYVAPQPFVPESREDRDERCQEILLIAALGLKQRLEHTAAKTAVVGLSGGLDSTLAMLITMIAMKMLDRPTSDVVAVTMPCFGTTKRTRTNAQVLAEQLGATLQTVDISDTVRSHFRDIGHDMADHSVTFENAQARERTQVLMDIANKTGGIVIGTGDLSELALGWATYNGDHMSMYGVNASIPKTLVRHLVAYVAKDNSDKDEALADVLEDILATPVSPELLPAIEGKIAQKTEDLVGPYELHDFFLYYIVRWGFPPRKVYRLAQYALGKTYDRETILKWLNNFYRRFFAQQFKRNCLPDGPKVGSVAFSPRGDWRMPSDAKWTLWEAELKTLE, from the coding sequence ATGAAAGACGGATTCATTTCCGTGGCCTGCGGCACGCCCAAGCTGCGCCTGACAGACTGCGATTACAATGCGGAGCAGAGCTTCACCCTCATGCGAACGGCGGCCAAGGCTGGCGTGAAGGTGCTGGTGCTGCCGGAGTTAGGGCTCACCGGGTACACCTGCGGCGATCTCTTCAACCAGAGCGCCCTGCTGGAGGGGGCGCGGGAGGCACTTGCCACCATCCTGACCGCCACCCGGAACCTGGAGGTGGTGACGGCGGTGGGACTGCCTCTGCAAAAGAATAACAAATTGTATAATTGCGCTGCTATTATACAAAAAGGATCGATTTTAGGTGTTGTTCCCAAGACCCACATCCCCAATTACGGGGAGTTTTATGAAAAGCGGCACTTTGCCCCGGCCCCGGAGGAGGACAGCCTGCTGCCGGAGCTGTGCGGCCAGAGGGACGTGCCCTTCGGGACCCACCTCCTGTTCCGGTGCGAAACTGTGCCGGATTTGACGCTGGGCTTTGAGGTCTGCGAGGATCTGTGGGCGCCCTGCTCGCCGTCCGTGGGGCTGTGCCAGGCCGGCGCCACCATCATTGGCAACCTCTCCGCCAGCGACGAGCAGGCGTCCAAGGACAGCTACCGCCGCCAGCTGGTGGCCGCCCAGAGCGCCAAGCTGATCTGCGGCTATATCTACGCCAGCGCCGGCGAGGGGGAATCCTCCTCGGACCTGGTGTTCAGCGGACATGACATCGTCGCGGAGAACGGGACCATCCTCAACGAGGGCCGGTTCGAGACAGGCCTTAAGATTTCCGAGGTGGACGTGCAGCGCCTTGCCGCCGAGCGGCGCCGCACCCAGATGCTGGACAGCGCGCCCCATGGACGCTATTCCACCATCCCCTTCACCCTGACGCTGGAAAAGACCAAACTGAGCCGGTATGTGGCGCCCCAGCCCTTTGTGCCGGAGAGCCGGGAGGACCGGGACGAGCGGTGCCAGGAGATACTGCTCATCGCCGCCCTTGGCTTAAAGCAGCGGCTGGAGCACACGGCCGCCAAGACGGCGGTGGTGGGCCTCTCCGGTGGGCTGGACTCCACTCTGGCCATGCTCATCACCATGATCGCCATGAAGATGCTGGACCGCCCCACCTCCGACGTGGTGGCGGTGACCATGCCCTGCTTCGGCACCACCAAGCGCACCCGGACCAATGCCCAGGTGCTGGCGGAGCAGCTTGGGGCCACGCTCCAGACGGTGGACATCTCCGACACGGTGCGCAGCCATTTCCGGGACATCGGCCACGACATGGCGGATCACAGCGTCACCTTTGAGAACGCCCAGGCCCGGGAGCGGACCCAGGTGCTGATGGACATTGCCAACAAGACCGGCGGCATCGTCATCGGCACCGGCGACCTCAGCGAGCTGGCCCTGGGCTGGGCCACCTACAATGGGGACCACATGAGCATGTACGGCGTCAACGCCTCCATCCCCAAGACCCTGGTGCGGCACCTGGTGGCCTATGTGGCCAAGGACAACTCCGATAAGGACGAGGCCCTGGCGGATGTGCTGGAGGACATTTTGGCCACGCCCGTGTCTCCGGAGCTGCTGCCCGCCATTGAGGGGAAGATCGCCCAAAAGACCGAGGATCTGGTGGGGCCCTATGAGCTCCACGATTTCTTCCTCTACTATATCGTCCGCTGGGGGTTCCCGCCCCGGAAGGTCTACCGCCTCGCCCAGTACGCCTTGGGCAAGACCTACGACCGGGAGACAATCCTCAAATGGCTGAACAACTTCTACCGCCGCTTCTTTGCCCAGCAGTTCAAGCGCAACTGCCTGCCCGACGGGCCCAAGGTGGGTTCCGTGGCCTTCTCCCCCCGGGGCGACTGGCGCATGCCGTCCGACGCCAAGTGGACGCTCTGGGAGGCGGAACTCAAAACGCTGGAATAG
- a CDS encoding ornithine cyclodeaminase family domain, which yields MSFSLRGYTPPDFTALNTAPEAVLQGAPKDGVAPAGFHAMSIFPEYFHIEGQWRLAKESRMDCVAVWENGEIAVREFRRLKAGDLVVLGRTERGEEGIFVHGTGFHEPGQHQDLFAFRQGRSRETAFSRDYDELYELLRYEKDHGKIVWVMGPAFSFDSDARSAFARLIAGGYVHAVLAGNALATHDLEAAYLNTALGQNIYTQQSQPNGHYNHLDTINAVRYHGSVAAFLREERIDNGIIHACETHHVPYVLAGSIRDDGPLPPVYGDVYQAQDAMRDQVRDATTVICMATTLHTIATGNMTPSYRVLSDGTVRQVYFYCVDISEFTVNKLSDRGSLSAKGIVTNAQDFIVNLRKGLGL from the coding sequence ATGTCCTTTTCGCTGCGCGGCTATACGCCGCCGGATTTCACAGCCCTGAACACGGCCCCGGAGGCCGTCCTGCAGGGCGCGCCCAAGGACGGCGTTGCGCCCGCGGGCTTTCACGCCATGAGCATTTTCCCCGAGTACTTCCATATCGAGGGCCAGTGGCGCCTCGCAAAAGAGAGCCGCATGGACTGCGTGGCCGTTTGGGAAAACGGCGAGATCGCGGTCCGGGAGTTCCGCCGTCTGAAGGCCGGGGACCTGGTGGTCCTGGGCCGCACGGAGCGGGGGGAGGAGGGCATCTTTGTCCACGGCACCGGCTTCCACGAGCCGGGGCAGCACCAGGACCTCTTTGCCTTCCGCCAGGGCCGCTCCCGGGAGACCGCATTTTCCCGGGACTATGACGAGCTCTACGAGCTGCTGCGCTATGAAAAGGACCACGGGAAGATCGTCTGGGTCATGGGGCCCGCCTTCTCCTTTGACAGCGACGCCCGCAGCGCCTTTGCCAGGCTGATCGCCGGCGGCTACGTCCACGCCGTTTTGGCCGGAAATGCCTTAGCCACCCACGACCTGGAGGCCGCCTACCTGAACACGGCCCTGGGCCAGAACATCTACACCCAGCAGAGCCAGCCCAACGGCCACTACAACCACCTGGATACCATCAACGCCGTCCGTTACCACGGCTCCGTGGCCGCCTTTTTGCGGGAAGAGCGAATCGACAACGGCATCATCCACGCCTGCGAAACCCATCATGTGCCCTATGTGCTGGCGGGCTCCATCCGGGACGACGGCCCGCTGCCCCCGGTATACGGCGACGTGTACCAGGCCCAGGACGCCATGCGGGACCAGGTGCGTGACGCCACCACGGTGATCTGCATGGCCACCACCCTCCACACCATTGCCACGGGCAACATGACCCCCTCCTACCGGGTGCTCTCCGACGGCACGGTCCGGCAGGTGTATTTCTACTGCGTGGATATCTCCGAGTTCACGGTCAACAAGCTCAGCGACCGGGGAAGCCTTTCCGCCAAGGGCATCGTCACCAACGCCCAGGACTTCATCGTCAACCTCCGCAAAGGGCTGGGGCTGTAA
- the rnhA gene encoding ribonuclease HI — MKTVTIYTDGACSGNPGPGGWGAVLLYGEHRRELSGGEANTTNNRMELTAVISALALLKEPCEVELWSDSKYVIDGLSKGWARGWQKRGWVKSDKKPALNPDLWERLLELTDRHSLHYHWVKGHADTPENNRCDELAVAESRKFR; from the coding sequence ATGAAGACAGTGACCATTTATACCGACGGCGCGTGCAGCGGCAACCCCGGTCCGGGAGGCTGGGGCGCGGTGCTGCTCTATGGCGAACACCGGCGGGAGCTCTCCGGCGGAGAGGCCAACACCACCAACAACCGCATGGAGCTGACGGCCGTGATCTCCGCACTGGCCCTTTTGAAGGAGCCCTGTGAGGTGGAGCTGTGGTCGGATTCCAAATATGTGATCGACGGCCTCTCCAAAGGCTGGGCCAGGGGCTGGCAAAAGCGGGGCTGGGTGAAGTCCGACAAGAAGCCAGCCCTGAACCCGGACCTGTGGGAAAGGCTGCTGGAGCTGACCGACCGCCACAGCCTCCACTACCATTGGGTCAAGGGACACGCGGATACGCCCGAAAACAACCGCTGCGACGAACTGGCGGTGGCAGAGAGCAGAAAGTTCCGCTGA
- a CDS encoding SHOCT domain-containing protein, producing the protein MRRYHIRPTKEMRPFGIAFSILYIVVACVFVVIGVTQVIPSGAGLFGVLWTGMALCFAVFGIYNLVRTLRSKDGSGLYGVEIVDESASPSAGGSTEQRLQELRSLYDRSLITEEEYEEKRREILKEL; encoded by the coding sequence ATGAGACGCTATCACATCCGGCCCACAAAGGAAATGCGCCCCTTTGGCATCGCCTTCAGCATTTTATATATCGTGGTTGCCTGCGTGTTTGTCGTCATCGGCGTCACGCAGGTGATCCCCAGCGGCGCGGGCTTGTTCGGAGTGCTGTGGACGGGCATGGCGCTGTGTTTTGCCGTGTTCGGCATTTATAACCTGGTGCGTACCCTCCGCAGCAAGGATGGATCCGGGCTCTATGGCGTGGAGATTGTGGACGAGTCCGCCTCCCCTTCCGCCGGCGGCAGTACGGAGCAGCGGCTTCAGGAGCTGCGCAGCCTTTACGACCGCAGCCTCATCACTGAGGAGGAGTACGAGGAAAAACGCCGGGAGATTCTGAAGGAACTATGA
- the gyrA gene encoding DNA gyrase subunit A, whose product MSKKPQYDPEEIRYPDQKIVVSPLVPEMEQSYIEYAMSVIVGRALPDVRDGLKPVHRRILYAMYEDNLTSDRPYKKSATCVGDVLGRYHPHGDASVYDALVRLAQDFSMRYPLVDGHGNFGSVDGDPPAAYRYTEARMARLSDELLRDIDKDTVDWDPNFDETRKEPRVLPCRFPNLLVNGSSGIAVGMATNIPPHNLREVIGACICVLENPEAELSDLMEHVKGPDFPTKGIIMGRAGIRAAYATGRGRLVIRARHELEEFGNGRTRIVITEIPYQVNKRMLIKNMADQVEDKRLEGISDIRDETDRNGMRIVIELKKDANCQVVLNRLFAQTQLQTTFAINMLALVQNQSQPKILSLRHIIDEYLRFQEEIILRRTRYDLRKAQERAHLLEGLLIAQDNIDEVIRIIRTSYDDAKQRLCERFGLDDIQAQAILDMQLKRLQGLDREKLEGEYKELEERIAYYNKLLASDELLRQVLKEELQAIADKFGDERCTEIQDVEDEIDIEDLIEEEQCVYTMTQAGYIKRLPASTYRSQHRGGKGIAAQSLREEDCVETVFTASTHDYILFFTNTGRVHRKKGYLIPEAGRTAKGTNIVNVLPVEPGEKVTAMLHVKSMEEDAFLVMTTRNGTVKRITLESIHTARKAGIRAITLDEGDELISVRITDGEQNILLMTHDGMAICFSETDVRCMGRDAVGVRGIRLREGDYVVSACRLHGEGTLLAITENGFGKRTSVGEYMRGGEDAGPQKRGGYGMKGYQITEKTGKIAGAKVVDGDEDILLISDDGTIIRMACEDVNIYGRTAQGVRVMRVAEGAKVISLARAEKEESEETPTDENE is encoded by the coding sequence ATGTCAAAAAAACCCCAATACGATCCCGAGGAGATCCGCTACCCCGACCAGAAGATCGTGGTGTCTCCCCTGGTGCCGGAGATGGAGCAGTCCTACATCGAGTACGCCATGAGCGTCATCGTGGGCCGTGCCCTGCCCGATGTGCGGGACGGATTGAAGCCCGTCCACCGGCGCATCCTCTACGCCATGTACGAGGACAATCTGACCTCTGACCGGCCCTACAAGAAGTCCGCCACCTGTGTGGGCGACGTGCTGGGCCGCTACCACCCCCACGGCGACGCCAGCGTCTACGACGCCCTGGTCCGGCTGGCCCAGGACTTCTCCATGCGCTACCCGCTGGTAGACGGCCACGGGAACTTCGGCTCCGTGGATGGAGACCCCCCCGCCGCCTACCGTTACACCGAGGCCCGCATGGCCAGGCTCTCCGACGAGCTGCTGCGGGACATCGACAAGGACACGGTGGACTGGGACCCCAACTTTGACGAGACCCGCAAAGAGCCCCGGGTCCTCCCCTGCCGCTTCCCCAATCTGCTGGTCAACGGCTCCTCCGGCATCGCCGTGGGCATGGCCACCAATATCCCGCCCCACAACCTGCGGGAGGTCATCGGCGCGTGCATCTGCGTGCTGGAGAATCCGGAGGCGGAGCTCAGCGACCTGATGGAGCATGTGAAAGGCCCGGACTTCCCCACCAAGGGCATCATCATGGGCCGCGCCGGCATCCGCGCCGCCTACGCCACCGGCCGGGGCCGCCTGGTGATCCGGGCCCGCCACGAGCTGGAGGAGTTTGGAAACGGCCGCACCCGTATCGTCATCACCGAAATCCCCTATCAGGTCAACAAGCGCATGCTCATCAAGAACATGGCCGACCAGGTGGAGGATAAGCGGCTCGAGGGCATCAGCGACATCCGGGACGAGACGGACCGCAACGGCATGCGCATCGTCATTGAGCTGAAAAAGGATGCCAACTGCCAGGTGGTCTTAAACCGCCTCTTTGCCCAGACCCAGCTGCAGACCACCTTTGCCATCAACATGCTGGCCCTGGTCCAGAACCAGTCCCAGCCCAAGATTTTGTCACTGCGCCACATCATCGACGAGTACCTCCGCTTCCAGGAGGAGATCATCCTCCGCCGCACCCGCTATGACCTGCGAAAGGCCCAGGAGCGTGCCCATCTGCTGGAGGGCTTGCTCATCGCCCAGGATAACATCGACGAGGTCATCCGCATCATCCGCACCAGCTACGACGACGCAAAGCAGCGCCTGTGCGAGCGCTTTGGACTGGACGATATCCAGGCCCAGGCCATTTTGGATATGCAGCTCAAGCGGCTTCAGGGATTGGATCGGGAGAAATTGGAGGGCGAGTACAAGGAGTTGGAGGAACGCATCGCCTATTACAACAAGCTCCTTGCCTCCGACGAGCTGCTGCGCCAGGTGCTGAAGGAGGAGCTTCAGGCCATTGCCGACAAGTTTGGCGACGAGCGCTGCACTGAGATTCAGGACGTGGAGGACGAGATCGACATCGAGGACCTCATCGAGGAGGAGCAGTGCGTCTACACCATGACCCAGGCCGGATACATCAAGCGCCTGCCCGCCTCCACCTACCGCTCCCAGCACCGGGGCGGAAAGGGCATTGCGGCCCAGAGCCTGCGGGAGGAGGACTGCGTGGAAACGGTGTTCACCGCCTCCACCCACGACTATATCCTCTTTTTCACCAACACCGGCCGGGTCCACCGGAAGAAGGGCTATCTGATCCCCGAGGCAGGCCGCACCGCCAAGGGCACCAACATCGTCAACGTGCTGCCCGTGGAGCCTGGGGAGAAGGTCACCGCCATGCTCCACGTCAAGAGCATGGAAGAGGACGCCTTCCTGGTCATGACCACCCGCAACGGCACCGTGAAGCGCATCACCCTGGAGTCCATCCACACCGCCAGAAAGGCGGGCATCCGGGCCATCACGCTGGATGAGGGCGACGAGCTCATCAGCGTGCGCATCACCGACGGCGAGCAGAACATCCTCCTGATGACTCACGACGGCATGGCCATCTGCTTCAGTGAAACCGACGTGCGCTGCATGGGCCGGGACGCCGTGGGCGTCCGGGGCATCCGCCTGCGCGAGGGCGACTATGTGGTCTCCGCCTGCCGCCTCCACGGCGAGGGCACGCTGCTGGCCATCACGGAGAACGGGTTCGGCAAGCGGACCAGCGTGGGCGAGTACATGCGCGGCGGCGAGGACGCCGGCCCCCAGAAGCGGGGCGGCTACGGCATGAAGGGCTATCAGATCACGGAGAAGACCGGCAAAATTGCCGGAGCCAAGGTGGTGGATGGGGATGAGGACATCCTGCTCATCTCCGACGACGGCACCATCATCCGCATGGCCTGCGAGGACGTGAACATCTATGGCCGCACGGCCCAGGGCGTCCGCGTCATGCGTGTTGCGGAGGGGGCCAAGGTCATCTCCCTGGCCCGGGCGGAAAAAGAGGAGTCTGAGGAAACGCCCACCGACGAAAACGAATGA
- the gyrB gene encoding DNA topoisomerase (ATP-hydrolyzing) subunit B yields MAEIENLTSPQEYDASEIQVLEGLEAVRKRPGMYIGSTSSSGLHHLVYEIVDNSIDEALAGFCTEITVQINEDNTITVVDNGRGIPVDIQAQTGRPALEVVFSVLHAGGKFGGGGYKVSGGLHGVGASVVNALSEWLVVQVHKEGKIHEMRFSRGHITQEITVVGETDRTGTTVTFKPDPEMFEDTVYNYDTLHTRMREEAFLNAGLRIRTIDKRPGLEKSDEMCYAGGIREFVAWLNKNKDPLHEGMIYMSGMKGDSMAEVAMQYNSSYNETILSFANNVHTPEGGMHEEGFKRALTTALNAYGRKIRMLKDDEKISGEDCREGLTCVISVKLTDAQFEGQTKAKLGNSEIRTLVNNVVAEKLEIFLEENPQAGRMILDKALTANRAREAAKRARESIRRKTALGGAAMPDKLRDCNENNPELTELYIVEGDSAGGSATQGRDSRFQAILPLWGKMLNVEKARADKVYGNDKLTPVITALGAGIGEDFDPAKLRYHKVIIMADADVDGSHIRTLLLTFFFRFMRPLIEQGYVYAAVPPLYKLSRGKTTRVAFSDEERDAVSAELRGDNPNAKVDISRFKGLGEMNPHELWETTMNPETRTLKRIELDDAVQADETFTVLMGEKVEPRKEFIERNAKYAVNLDY; encoded by the coding sequence ATGGCAGAAATCGAAAACCTGACGAGCCCGCAGGAGTATGACGCTTCGGAAATCCAGGTGTTGGAGGGGCTGGAGGCGGTGCGCAAGCGCCCGGGCATGTACATCGGGTCCACCTCCTCTTCAGGCCTCCACCATCTGGTCTACGAGATCGTGGACAACTCCATCGACGAGGCGCTGGCGGGCTTTTGCACGGAGATCACCGTGCAGATCAACGAGGACAACACCATCACGGTGGTGGACAATGGCCGCGGCATCCCCGTGGACATCCAGGCCCAGACGGGCCGGCCCGCCCTGGAGGTGGTATTCAGCGTGCTTCACGCCGGCGGAAAGTTCGGCGGCGGAGGGTATAAGGTCTCCGGCGGCCTCCACGGCGTGGGCGCCAGCGTGGTGAACGCCCTGTCCGAGTGGCTGGTGGTCCAGGTCCACAAGGAGGGTAAAATCCATGAGATGCGCTTTTCCCGGGGCCACATCACCCAGGAGATCACTGTGGTGGGCGAAACCGACCGCACCGGCACCACCGTCACCTTTAAGCCGGACCCGGAGATGTTTGAGGATACGGTGTACAATTATGATACCCTCCACACCCGCATGCGGGAGGAGGCTTTTCTCAACGCGGGGCTGCGCATCCGCACCATCGACAAGCGCCCCGGCCTGGAGAAGAGCGATGAGATGTGCTACGCCGGCGGCATCCGGGAGTTTGTTGCCTGGCTGAACAAGAACAAGGACCCCCTCCACGAGGGCATGATCTACATGTCCGGCATGAAGGGCGACTCCATGGCGGAAGTGGCCATGCAGTATAACTCCAGCTACAACGAGACCATCCTCTCCTTTGCCAACAACGTCCACACCCCGGAGGGCGGCATGCATGAGGAGGGCTTTAAGCGGGCGCTGACCACGGCCCTCAATGCCTACGGCCGAAAGATCAGGATGCTCAAGGACGATGAGAAAATCTCCGGTGAGGACTGCCGCGAGGGCTTGACCTGCGTCATCTCCGTGAAGCTCACCGACGCCCAGTTTGAGGGCCAGACCAAGGCCAAGCTGGGTAACAGCGAAATCCGCACCCTGGTGAACAACGTGGTGGCGGAGAAGTTAGAGATTTTCCTGGAGGAGAATCCCCAGGCCGGCCGCATGATCCTGGATAAGGCCCTGACGGCCAACCGGGCCAGGGAGGCGGCCAAGCGGGCGCGGGAGTCCATCCGCCGCAAGACCGCCTTAGGCGGCGCGGCCATGCCCGACAAGCTTCGCGACTGCAACGAAAATAACCCAGAACTCACGGAACTTTATATCGTTGAGGGTGACAGCGCCGGCGGCTCCGCCACCCAGGGGCGGGATTCCCGGTTCCAGGCGATCTTGCCGCTGTGGGGCAAGATGCTCAACGTGGAGAAGGCCCGGGCGGATAAGGTCTACGGCAATGACAAGCTGACCCCGGTGATCACCGCCCTGGGCGCCGGCATCGGCGAGGACTTTGACCCTGCCAAGCTGCGCTACCACAAGGTCATCATCATGGCCGATGCCGATGTGGACGGCTCCCATATCCGCACGCTGCTGCTGACCTTCTTCTTCCGCTTTATGCGGCCCTTGATCGAGCAGGGCTACGTTTACGCCGCCGTGCCGCCCCTCTATAAGCTGAGCCGGGGCAAGACCACCCGCGTGGCCTTCTCCGATGAGGAGCGGGACGCGGTCAGCGCCGAGCTTCGGGGCGACAACCCCAACGCCAAGGTGGACATCAGCCGCTTTAAGGGCCTGGGCGAGATGAACCCCCACGAGCTGTGGGAAACCACCATGAACCCGGAGACCCGCACCTTAAAGCGCATTGAGCTGGACGACGCCGTCCAGGCAGACGAGACCTTCACCGTCCTCATGGGCGAAAAGGTGGAGCCCCGGAAGGAGTTCATCGAGCGCAACGCCAAGTACGCGGTGAATCTGGATTATTGA
- the remB gene encoding extracellular matrix regulator RemB, which produces MYLHLGKDEIVPEHSVIGIFDLDQVSYGKRGREYLSRAEEEGVVLDVGEDIPKSFVVCDHPYHRQIVYLSQLSTATLQKRAESGALEE; this is translated from the coding sequence ATGTATCTGCATCTTGGAAAAGACGAGATCGTGCCGGAGCACAGCGTCATCGGCATCTTTGACCTGGATCAGGTCTCCTATGGCAAACGGGGCCGGGAGTATTTGAGCCGGGCGGAGGAAGAGGGCGTGGTGCTGGACGTGGGCGAGGACATCCCCAAATCCTTTGTGGTCTGCGACCACCCCTATCACCGGCAGATCGTTTATTTGAGCCAGCTGAGCACCGCCACGCTGCAAAAGAGGGCGGAGAGCGGAGCGCTGGAGGAGTGA